Part of the Olsenella profusa DSM 13989 genome, CTCGGCGAGGAGCCGTGCGAGCAGGACGTTGGTGCGGGAGACGTCGAGGAAGATCGAGTCGCCGTCGTTGATCTCCATGAAGGCGCGCTTGGCCACGGCAAGCCGTCCGGCCCCGCTGCCCGCGAGGTCAGGGATGTGTTTGGTGGGGAAGGCGTCCTCAAGGGAGCGGGGATCTTGCCTTGTCGTATCGCCGTCGCTGCCGTTGGCGGTCACAGAGCCGTCCAGCCGCACCGCCCCCCCGTACACACGTTGGCACTTGCCTGCCTTTACGAGGGCCTGCAGGTCCTTGCGGATGCTCTCCACGCTCACGTCATAGTGGCTGGCAAGCTCGTCGACGACGACGTGTCCCTCGCGCTCGATGGTGGCGAGTATCTCCGCGCGTCGCTGCCGTTGGAACATGTCTCCTGCGTGCCTCCTGATTGGGTGCTGCTGGGTGATGGGATGATGCCAATCATACCTTTTCCTCCCGTTTTTGACGCAGGATGGCCTCTGGGTCGCTAAGACAGTAAGCGGAATCTGGATTAAGTGGTAGCAATAAAGCGGTAAATGGTAATAAATCTTGTAATCAGTAATAAACAGTAATACTGTGATAGCGCAAGGGGAGTTCGTGTCGTGGCTCCCCGCCCACAGAACTCCCAAGGATGAAGGGAGGATGTCCATGAATGCCATGGCAGAGGTGCTCAAGCGCGAGAACGTCCAGATCGTCGATGCCTGCCAGGACTGGAAGGACGCCGTGCACGTTGCCGTCCAGCCCCTGGTCGACCAGGGGTATGTCACGGCCGGCTACATCGATGGGATCATCTCCAACGCCGAGGAGTATGGCCCCTATTTCGTGATCGCACCCGAGCTCGCGCTCCTTCACGCCCGACCCGAGCAGGGCGTCATCAGGCGTCAGCTTGCGGTCAGCGTGGTGCGCGCCGGCATCGTTTTCAAGGAGGGGGCCCAGCCCGTGCATCTGCTCGTCACCCTTGCGGCGACCGACCCGGATGGTCACATCGAGGCGATGAGGACGCTTGCGACCATGTTCTCCGACCCAGCAAGCATCCGGGCCATCATCGACGCCAAGACGCCCGATGAGATATACGAGCTGTTCACGAGGGACATCTGACCCCACGATTCGCTGGTGCAGACCGTTCCGACGACCTGCGTGCCGTCGAGGCACAAGACCCAAAGATGGGAGAGCACATGCCAGTTCTCGAGTTCATCGTCAACATTCTGTCAACCCCGGCGATTCTCGTCGGCCTGCTGGCCCTTGTGGGCCTGGTGCTGCAGAGGAAGTCCCCCGAGGACGTCATCAAGGGGACACTCAAGACGATCGTCGGCTTCCTCGTCCTGACGGCTGGGTCCAGCTTCCTCCAGTCCGGCTCGCTGCTGGCCTTTGGCGAGGTCTTCAACTACGCATTCAACATGCAGGGGGTCGTGCCCAACAACGAGGCGGTCGTGTCCGACGCCCTCCAGAACTTCGGTACCGACTCCGCCATCATCATGGCCCTTGGCATGATGCTCAACATCGTCATCGCTCGCTTCTCGCGTTGGAACTACATCTTCCTGACCGGACATCACACCCTCTACATGGCGTGCATGCTCGCGGTCATCCTCGGCGGGGCGGGTCACCTCACCGGCTGGATGCTGTGGGTCGCCGGCGGCTGCCTCCTTGGGTTTGCCATGGCCCTCTCTCCGGCCTACTGCCAGGTGACGTTCAGGAAAGTCACCAAGTCCGAGGGCGTGGCGCTCGGTCACTTCGGAGGCGTCGGCTACTGGCTTGCCGGCCGCGTGGGCTCGCTGTTTGCCAACGACCCCAAGCGCAGAAGCACCGAGGAGATGGGGTTTTCCAAGCGGCTCGTCTTCCTGCGTGACACCACCGTGTCCATTGGCATCACGATGGTCGTGTTCTTCCTGGTCGTCACTGGCGTCGCGGTCGCCCGCGGCATCCTAGCGGCCGTGCCGGCCGGAACCACCGCCACCCAGCTCGCCACCGACTACCCTGACTTCCAGTATCTGGGGAACCTCCTCAACATAGGCACCGAGACCAAGACCAACTGGATCGTCTGGGCACTCACTTCCGGACTGTCCTTTGCAGGCGGGGTCTACATCATCCTCTCCGGCGTGCGCCTGATCATCGGCGAGATCGTCCCCGCGTTCAAGGGGATAGCCGACAAGCTCGTCCCCGGCGCCAAGCCTGCCTTGGACTGCCCCGTCGCCTTCACCTATGCCCCCAACGCCGTCATCATCGGCTTCATCGTCTCCTTCCTCGGAGGCCTTGTCGGCCTCTTCGTCCTCGCCGGCATCGATGCCGCGATCGCGCCCGTCGCCCTCATCCTACCCGGCGTCGTACCCCACTTCTTCTGCGGGGCAACGGCCGGCGTCTTCGGCAACGCGGAGGGCGGCATCAAGGGATGCGTCGCCGGTGCCTTTGCCCACGGCCTGCTCATCACCTTCCTGCCTGCCATCTGCATGCCGGTCTTCTCCGCACTCGGATATGTCGGCACGACCTTCTCTGACGCCGACTTCTCTTGGATGGGCATCGTCTTTGGAAACGTGGTGAGCGTTGCTCAAGGCGGCTTCCTGCTCGCCCTCTGTGCCCTCGTCTACCTGGCACCCATCGTCTACAACCTCGCGATCCCCAAGAGGGATGCCGTCGCGGAGTAGCCGAGGTACGGCATGCTGCTCAAGGTTTGCATACGGGGCCGATGGCCTCAGGTATCGGTCCAACCACCCAATCCATGGCAAGGAGGAACAAACAATGCCAGACATCAACAAGATCATGTGTGCGTGCGGATCCGGCCTCGGATCGAGCCTCATCGTCCACATGAACACCGAGGAGGTCCTCAAGGAGCTGGGCGTCAGTGACGTCGAGGTCGTGCACTCTACGATCTCCGACATCCATCCCGGTGCGGCCGACCTCTTTGTGGTCGGTGGTGACCTCGGGGACTTCATCGAGGGCGTCGGTGACGACCAGAAGATCGTACTCAGCAACATCCTCGACAAGGAGGAGCTCAAGACCAAGCTCAAGGAGCGCCTCGACCTCTAGGTCCATTTACTCCTCGAGAATCTCGGGCGGATAGAGCGAGAGCTCCTTCCGCTGTCGGTAGACCACCCTGCATTCGAGCGTCAGGGGGAGCTCGGCGATGCCGGGGACGCTGACCACGTCGGAGTCGACGAGGGAGAGGCTGGCCAATGCGACCTCGTCGCCTCGCTTGCTGCCGCAGATGCCGACGACTCTGCGGTCGAGGTCACCCACGGGGGTTGACGTGAACTCGGGACTTTTGTCGAGAAGGGCGACGGTCGAACGGTGCGTCCTGACATAGGCCACGAAGACGGGCCTGTTCCAGTTGGTGCCGAGCGTGCCCCAACCGATGGTCATGGAGTTGACCTTGTCGCCTGCTTTGTTGGTGAGAAGGACGCCCTTGGGGATTGCCCTGTCGATCTGGTTGGCGTAGTCGCTCACGTTCTCGATATGCTGCTTGCGTACCATGTGTGTGGACCTTTTCGCCATCCGCCGGAACTTTGTCCCCGGATGCGCCCCCATCTTTTGACTTCCAGTTTAGGACTCGGTTATAGATATATGGGTGTGATTGGCCGCGTGCCTCTCGGAGTGGTGATGGCCTGATCCTAGCCGATGCCAAGCAGTTCCTTGAAGAAGCTTACGATGTCGTCCCACCAGGAGCCGCCGTCCGTCTTAGAGGCGTCATCCGGTCCGATGGGCGAAGCCGCCTGGGCGCTGTCGTCTCCCATGGAGAAGTCGGTGTCGGTCCCGTACTGGCCGTCGAAGTCGGAACGGTCGATCGTCTCGGTCGCGAGGGCGCCTGCGCCCGACGCGTCGTAGCTCGTGGAGTAGCTGCCCCTGACCGTGACGGTGACGTCGGACGTACCCCGGACGAGGACGTTGCCTGACGCATCGACTATCGTTACGGCATTGCCATCGCCATCGACCACCTTGCCACCCTCGGCCACGGTGAGGTTGGTGAGCGTCGAGTCGGCCGAGACGACCCATGTGGACGTGCCGTCGACGTCGACGCTGATGGGTGCGTCGCTCGTGCTTGTCGCACTCGCGTTCTCTATGATCGTCGCCGCACCGGTCCATATGCTGCCCTCGGTCAGGTATGCGGTGACGGAGCTGATGGTATCAGCGGAGATGGTGCCCCTCAGCGTCTGTCCGATGCCTGTGAGGGTGACCGTCGCGCCGTTGGAACCGGCCGTTCCCCAGCCGTTGGAATCGTTGCCCTCGGCCTGCAGGAGGTTTGCTGCGCTGGAATCGAAGTCGAGCGTAGTGTTGGACAGGACGATGCTCGCCGTCGTGTTGGTGAGGTAGAACATCGAACCGGAGCTGATGGCGCTCCTGAGCGTGGAGTTCGCCGCCTGGAACGAGGCCGCCTCGCCCGTGGTCGACTCGGCGTCGCCCGAGGTGGACTGATAGATGATGATGCCGTCGGCAATGGGGTCCGAGGCGGTCTTATCGGTGATCGTAGACTCGAGCGTCGAGTTGTTGATCAGAATGGTGTTGAGCCCCTCCATGCCGGCGATCTGGCTGCCCGTCGCGGTTCCCGTGACGTTATTGACCTCGATGTCTCCGGTCGAGTAGAGCAGGGGAGAGCCCGACCCGGCCGTCTGGAGGCTCGAGTCTGTAAGCGAGATGTCACCGCCGCCGCGGTCGGTCGCGACGGAGGCGCTGTGGTCCCCCTGCGTCGAGATGTCCATCTTGTTGGCGACGATCGTGCCCCCATAGGTGGCGTCCAGCCCGCGGGAGTTTCCGGCGCTGGTGGTGATGGCGTCATCGTTCGCGTAGACGGTCGCCCCATCGGTCGCAAAGATGGCATTGGAACCCTCGGAGTTGGCGTTGAGTCTGCTCGAGGATACGTTTATCTGCGAGCCTGTCCCAACGCCCAGCAGGATGGAGTTCAGCCCATAGAAGTTGCAGCTGTCCCCGTTGGTGTCGTCTCCCGACTTGTCCAGGCTCCCGTTCGTGATGGCGAGTATGCCGCCGTTCTGTGCGAGCGCCACGTTCTGGCCGGCATCGGTTGCCGAGGAGGACTCGCCCTCAGAGCTGACGGACTCCCCGTCTGCGGTAAGCACTCCCGAATAGCTGCCGTTGTAGTCGAAGGTCATGGTGTTGGCGCCGCCAGGGCCGCCGGAACCTGCATCGTCACTGGGGGGTGCACCGCCGGGAGCCGTCCCCCCGTTGGGTGCAGGGCTGCTGGAGGTCGTGCCTTGCGAACTGCTTGACGCAGACGACGACGTGTCGCTCTCGGCTGCGAATGCGCCGGTTGGTATCAGTGAAAGCACAAGGGCTCCCGTCACGACTGCCATACCAGCACGCCGGACCAAATCGTTGCAGTCCCTGTTGCTGTTTTTTGTTGTCATGGCTCCCCCCTCGCCGTGGTCGACCCTGGAGGCAGGGCGTGGCCGATGAGGGTCTTGTACCGTTGTCCGGGATCGCCTTAGCGGCTTAAGACTCAGGTAACACCTTCGGGTCACGATGCTGTACGTAAGCTGGAAGGAAGGTGGAAGGGCTAGATGCCCTATCGCTTCATGTCGTGACCCTAGCGTGCCTTGGAGACGACCGTCTCCGTCGAGGTGTGACGGCAGCATGGAAGCGCCTGCGCGTCCGTCACCCCTCGCTCGTGCGCTGGGCAATCTTGAGGTAAGCCTCACACTTCGTGGCATCCATCCGGCATGCCTCCTTGCTACCCTTCGATACGAGCCAACCTCATTGACAGTTCTGCTGTTTGAAAAGCGCGATCATCGACACGGCGCTCGTCCCCTGGCAGGGTGTGGTGGCTTGCGGAACTCGATGGGCTCTCCGAGACCTGCCACCGTTATGACATGAGGCTGTTCGTGGACGGTGCGCGCCTGGCCTACGCGCTCGCCGCAGATGGGAACGACGTGACGCTCGCCGACCTGAGTCGCCTGCCAGATGGCCGCACGATCGTGCGCGTCGCGACCATCTGGGCGATGACGCCCGAGGACGTGGACGCGCTTGTGGCGGCTCTGTGAGGGATGGAAGGCTCCGTCTCGGCCCTTGGCCTTCTGTTGTTTCCAACCCGTTTCGGATGGTAGACTCATAACGGTTTTTTAGCACGTTCAGGGGACGTCCTGCGACCGTTCGGAAGCGGAATCAGTGCTTTTCAAAGAGAAAGAGGGTGTTTCATGAAAGGTTACGCAATGCTCAGGATCGGCGAGTCCGGTTGGATCGAGAAGGAGACGCCCAAGTGCGGCCCGCTCGATGCCATCGTCAAGCCGCTCGCCGTCGCCATCTGTACCTCCGACGTCCACACGCTGTGGGAGGGCGCGCTCGGCGACCGCCACGACATGATCCTCGGCCACGAGGCCTCCGGCGAGGTCGTCGAGGTGGGCTCCGAGGTCAAGGACTTCAAGCCCGGAGACCGCGTGCTCGTTCCCGCCATCACCCCCGACTGGAACTCCCTCGAGGCCCAGGCCGGCTATTCCATGCACTCCGGCGGCATGCTGGCCGGCTGGAAGTTCTCCAACTTCAAGGATGGTGTCTTCTCCGAGTACTTCCACGTCAACGACGCCGACGGCAACCTCGCCCTCATGCCCGAGGGCATGGATCCCGCCGATGCCTGCATCCTCTCCGACATGGTCCCCACCGGCTTTCACGCCGTCGAGCTCGCCGACGTGCAGTTTGGCGACGTCGTCCTCGTCATCGGCATCGGCCCCGTGGGCCTCATGAGCGTCGCCGGCGCGGCCCTGCGCGGCGCCTCCCGCATCATCGCCGTGGGCACGCGTCCCGTCTGCATCGAGGCGGCCAAGGGCTATGGCGCCACCGACTTCGTCTCCTACAAGAACGGGCCCATCGACGAGCAGGTCATGGAGCTCACCGGCGGCAAGGGCGTCGACCGCGTCTGCATCGCGGGCGGAACCGTGGAGACCTTCGAGCCGGCCATCAAGGCCCTCAAGGCTGGCGGCAAGATCGGCAACGTCAACTACCTCGGCTCGGGCGATTACATCAACATCCCACGTGTGGAGTGGGGCGTCGGCATGGGCCACAAGGACATCCGTGGTGGCCTCATGCCCGGCGGCCGCCTGCGCATGGAGAAGCTTGCCAGCCTCGTCTCGTCCGGCCGCCTCGACCTGCACCCCGAGGTCACGCATGCGTTCCACGGCTGGGACCACCTTGAGGAGGCGCTCTTCCTCATGAGGGACAAGCCCGCCGATCTCATCAAGCCGGTCGTCGTGATCGACTAGCTCGTCTCGCCTGTCGGGGGCCATCGCCTCGTGCGGTGGCCCCTTCTTCATGCCGCTCGCGTCCCCAGGGGGTATCGCATAGTGAGGGTCCTTGTCGTCTCGGGATTTTTGGGCGCGGGCAAGACGACGTTCATCCAGGAGCTCGTGCACCGCACGGGCAAGGACGTCGTTATCTACGAGAACGAGTACGGTGAGGCCGATGTCGACGCCAGGCGCCTGAGGGCCGACTCGGACATCAAGGTGTGGGAGTCGGCCGAGAACTGCATCTGCTGCTCGGGTAGGCAGGACTTCGCCACCTCTGTGCTCACGATCTCCAACACGCTCGACCCCGAGTACCTCATCGTGGAGCCTACGGGCGTGGCGCGGCTCGGTCGCGTGATGAAAAACCTCGTGCAGGTGGTCTGGGAGCGCATCGAGCTTCTGGCGCCCGTCACCATCGTGGATGCCGGTGCCTGGGAAGCGCAGCGCAGAAACGCTCCCGAGGTTTTTGACGACCAAGTGGGGAGCGCCGCGACCATCGTCGTTTCGAAGCTTGGCGTCATCGGTGCCGAGCGAGCCGCCATGGGGCTGGCGGCAGAGCTCAACCCAAGTGCGGAGCTTGTGGCCAGCGCCTGGTCCGAGCTGCCGGACGAGTGGTGGGCATCCCTCCTGACGCGAGGCTTAGGCTGTAGCTCCAACGTGGACGCGGGTGCCGGCGGCAAGGAGGACCCCGAGGCCGACGAGCTGGAGACCATGGCGCTCGAACATGCGAGTCTCCCCACGTTGGGTCACCTCGCATGGGTTCTGGACGCCTTGTCAGCCGGCGTCTTCGGACGGCTCGACCGTGCCAAGGGTGCCCTGCCCTGCGGCAATCAGTGGCTGCGCTTCGATTTGGTGGAGCGCGCCTGGGCAATCACGGGGGCGGACGAGGCCGAGGAGGCCCGCTGCGTCTTCATCGGGCGTGACCTCTACCGCAGCGGTCTGCGCGAGGTGTTCGTCCCGGCGCTCTGGCGCGACGATGCCGAGATCCACCACGAGCATCACCATGAGCACGAACAGGGGCATGACCATCGTGGACACCACGAGAAGGAGCGTTGAGCGTCGCTCATTGCCCCTGATGTGCCCGTACGGGTGGGCAGCCGGCTCGGTGCCCTGGCGCCCGTTGCGCAACCTCAACGCAAGCTCCTCCGAATAAATGGTACTGTTTTAATAGGAATTTATCCGCGGCATGCGTAGGCGCTTCATCCTCTGGGTAGAGTAAGTTAAGACAAACAAAACTCGTCCGAGAACGCCCCACGGAAGGAGCCACGGATGAAGCAGCGCACAGAGAGCATGGCCAGCCACGTGCCCACCGCCGACATGGACAAGCTCAGGTTTGTCCTCGAGGTCAAGCGGGCATACAACGAGGGATCCATAACGCTCGAGGAGGGGCGCCGTCGTCTGCGCGAGAGGGTCGACTCCATCAAGCCCTACGAGGTTGCCCTCGCCGAGCAGGAGCTCGAGGAGTTCGAGGAGGGGCAGTGCCAGAAGGAGGACATCCAGGGCATGCTCGACCTCTTCGAGGGGCTCATCGACCGCTCCCGTCCAGATCTGCCGGCAGGCCACCCCATCGCCCGCTACTACGCCGAGAACGACGAGCTCGAGAAGATCTGCCTCTCCATAGAGGACCTCGTCCAGTACCCCGTCATCAAGAACCAGTGGCTCGAGATCTATGACCGCCTGCGCGCGTACAAGCGCCACCTCTCACGCAAGCAGAACCAGCTCTACTCCGTGCTCGAGCGCAAGGGCTTCGACCGCCCCACGACCACAATGTGGACGCTCGACGACTTTGTCTGGGACGAGATCGGCCAAGCACGCGAGCTCCTAGACGACGGCGACGAGGACGCGTTTGTGGCGATGCAGCCGACGCTCGTGGCCGACCTCCGTGACCTCATCTCCAAGGAGGAGAACGTCCTATACCCCACCTCGCTCATCATGCTCAGCGAGGATGAGCTCGCCCAGATGGACTCCGGTGACCGTGAGATCGGCTTTGCGTGGATCGATGCAGGCGAGAAGAGCCCGGAGCCGGCACGTCCTGCTCAGGCTGTCGACACGCCCACCGGCGGCGACCTCTCGCAGGACCTGCTGGCGCTCCTTGGCAGGCATGGCCTGGGCGGTGTGACACCCACGTCCAAGCTCCATGTGGCCGAGGGCTCGCTCACGCTCGAGCAGATCAACCTCATCTACCGGCACATGCCGGTCGACCTGTCCTATGTGGACGAGGACGAGCTCGTGTGTTTCTACACCGACACCAAGCACCGCGTCTTCCCACGCAGCAAGAACGTGATCGGCCGTGAGGTCATGAACTGCCACCCGCGCAAGTCTGCGCAGGTCGTCCGCGAGATCATCGACAAGTTCCGCGCTGGCGAGCAGGACAGGGCCGAGTTCTGGATCAACAAGCCCGACCTGTTCATCTACATCACCTACCTCGCGGTGAGGGACGAGCAGGGAAACTTCCGCGGCATCCTCGAGATGATGCAGGACGGCACGCACATCCGCAGCCTCGAGGGCTCGCGGACGCTGCTCACCTGGAGCGAGGAGGAGCATGGCAAGACGGGGGAGGAGGCACCCGCGCCCGAACCCGAGCCGTCGCCCTCGTCACCCTCCGCGTCCGTCGCCGCCATCAACGGAGACACGAGGCTCCAGGACCTCCTCACAAGTCATCCCTGGCTCAAGCAGGAGCTCCCGAAGGTGAACGGCAAGTTTGCTATGCTCAACTCGCCGCTGGCTCGCGTGGTGATTCCCAAGGCGACGGTAGGGATGATGTCAGAGCGCTCGGGCATGGGCATGGACGAGCTCATCAGTGCCATCGAGACCCTTATCCGGAAGCACGAGGGCAGCTAGGTAGGTGTGCGAGTAGCACGACGACCTTCTGCTCAATGCGACGAGATCCATAGTACAGACACTTTTCCAAAGTAGCTACACTTGATACTACATAGCTACTTATAGATAGAGGAAAGGTGCTGTCATGGGGGACACGCCGAAGCCCGTGGGAGTGCGGGAGGCAAAGAATCGCTTCAGCGAGCTGGCATCTCAGGTGAACGCGTCGGGTCATGCGCTCGTCGTGCTCAGGAACAACCGACCATGGGTGACCATACAGCCCGCAGATGCCGTATGCGCCGAGAGACGCGCACGCTTGGCGCGACTGCGTGCGCTCACTGATGCGATTGACCAGGGTATCGCGACAGAGCCAGAGTGGAATCCCCCACTCTCGGATCGCGACCTTCTGGGTGAGGAGAGGATGAGTCGTCTTGGATAGGGTGCTTCTGAACACCAATATCGTTCTTGACTATCTGAGCGCCCGACGGTGGAATCTCACCTGCAGCTTACCCTGGGAAGAGCCTCTCGAGCACCTGTAGCACGCCATCCTCGTCATTGGAGGGACAGGTTCTGTTCGCGACGGCCTTCACGTCGTCCGTGGCATTGTCCACGGCATAGCCAACGCCGGCATACCTAAGCATCTCGATATCATTGCCGCCGTCCCCAAAGGCGACAACCTGGCTGGCATCGATGCCCCAACGCGTTGCAAGGCGTTCCACCCCCGAGGCCTTGTGGCATCCAGGGATGATGATGTCGATGGAGCCATGTCCGGACGTGGTGGGAACCATAAGGCCGCCAAGCTCCCTGCTGAGCAGGTCGTGATAGGCCATGGTCTTCTCGTTGGGCACCTCGACGAAGAACTTGATGATGGCGTCGTCCACCGCGCGGAAGTCATCGACCCACTCAAGGTGGTGGTACCACGTCCACATGTAGTCGCGCCACGCCTGCGTCACGGCCCCGCGCTCCACGTAGGCGCTCCTCACTCCGCACATGACGCCGCGCGTCTCGTCATGGTGGTGAATCCAATCGATGACCGTCTTGGTGGCCTTGGGATCGACCTCTCCTATGAAGACCACCTCGGGACCATCTTTGACGAAGGAGCCGTTCTCAGCCACAAAGGCCAGCTCCTCGTCATAGCCAGGAAAGAAGTCCCTCAGCAGCCGATATTGGTTTGCCGCTCGCCACCACGAAGTGGCAGCCCACCTCCTGCATGCGGGCAAGGACGGGCCCGAAGCGATGCTCGTCGATCGTGGTGTCGCTTCTACAGAACGTGCCGTCCATGTCGACGGCCACCATCTTGACATTCGGCATGTGCACTCCCCTGCATGAGCCCTTTTTGTCTAGGTTAGCGTATCTGGCACGGTGGGACTTTGATGCAACGCCCTTTGACCTTGAGGAGGGCCATGCTGTGGGCGGGTGTGCGACCCAGCGCGCATGGCTCGCCCGACATGCGTTGGCGGAGGATCGGATGCGAGGCGATGCATCCGGATGATGACAAGAATGTGGGGTTGCCTACCAGAGTAGAAAGAGTTAAGTTACTAAAGGTTAACTATTGTGCCGGAAAGGAGCCGTGGCGCCATCGTCTGCAGGGGAGTGAACATGTCGGGAGCCAAGGGGAACAAGGACGGAACCATAGGACGTATCCTGGTGTTTGCGGGAACAAGGAGGCCACTGGTCATCATCGGATGCATGCTCGTTGCCGTGTCGATGGTGTTCACCATGATGCCCTACGTCTACATCTGGCTGGTGGTGCGCGACCTCGTCTCGGTGGCCCCCGACTGGGGGCGTGCCACCAGCATCGCTGGCTACGGCTGGTCGGCGTTCTGGTTCTCGGTCGTGGGCATCATGGTGTACTTCGCGGGCCTCATGTGCACGCACCTGGCAGCGTTTCGCATGCAGTCCAACGTGCGAAAGATGTGCACTGATCGGCTCATGCACGCCCCTCTCGGCTACTTTGACATGCATGCCTCGGGCCTGCTGCGCCGTCGCATCGACAAGATGAGCGCCAACATCGAGCAGCTCTGCGCACACAACCTCGCCGACATCTCGGGCACCGTGGTGATGTTCGTCGCCACCGTGGTGCTCCTCTTTGCCTATGACTGGCGCATGGGCCTTGCCTGCCTGCTGGCCGTGATCATATCGTTCGCGTGCATCTTCTCCATGATGGGGCCGGACAAGATGCAGTTCATGAGCGTGTACCAGGACGCCCTTGATGACATGAGCCACGCGACCACCGAGTACGTGCGTGGCATCCCCGTGGTGAAGGTATTCCAGCAGACGGCCCACTCCTTCAAGGCGCTCAAGGTCTCCATCGAGAGGTACGGCGATCTTGCCGACAAGTACCAGCGTACGGTCTGCGAGGTTCCCCAGAGCATCAACCTCACCTTCATCGAGGGGGCCTTCGTGTTCTTGCTCCCCGTCGTGATCCTGCTTGCACCCGGCGCGCTTGCTGCGGGCGACCTCGCCGGCCTTGTGACGGACTTCGCGTTCTACGCGATCTTCTCGGCCATCATATCGACGGCGCTCTCCAAGATCATGTTCGCCGGCGGCGGCATGATGCAGGCCAATGACGCCCTCAGGCGCATCGAGGAGGTCTTGGACGCGCCTCAGATGACGGTCGCCGACAACCCCCAGGCGCCCCAAGGCAATGACGTCGAGTTTCGTGACGTGCGCTTCACCTACGAGGGTGCGGGGCACCCCGCCCTCGATGGCGTCTCGTTCAGGGCCCCCGCCGGCTCCACGGTCGCGCTCGTTGGGCCGTCCGGTGGCGGCAAGACCACGGCCGCCAGCCTCGTCCCCCGCTTCTGGGATACCGACTCCGGGTCGGTGCTCGTTGGTGGCGTCGACGTGCGTGAGATGGACCCGCATGTGCTGATGGACAACGTGGCCTTCGTCTTCCAGAACAACCGGCTCTTCAAGTCCTCGATCCTTGATAACGTACGTGCCGCGCGCCCCGACGCGACGCGCGAGGAGATCGGCAAGGCGCTCTCGGCGGCCCAGTGCGACGACATCATCGCCAAGCTCCCCGACGGCGTCGACACGATCATCGGCACGAGGGGAACCTACCTCTCGGGTGGTGAGCAGCAGCGCATCATCCTTGCCCGAGCGATCCTCAAGGACGCCCCCATCGTCGTGCTCGACGAGGCCACGGCCTTTGCCGACCCGGAGAACGAGCGGCTCATCCAGAGGGCCTTCAAGCGCCTGGCACAGGGCCGCACGGTGATCATGGTCGCCCACCGGCTCACGACCGTCGTGGGTGCTGACAAGATCGTGGTCCTCGACCACGGGCATGTGG contains:
- a CDS encoding PTS sugar transporter subunit IIA codes for the protein MNAMAEVLKRENVQIVDACQDWKDAVHVAVQPLVDQGYVTAGYIDGIISNAEEYGPYFVIAPELALLHARPEQGVIRRQLAVSVVRAGIVFKEGAQPVHLLVTLAATDPDGHIEAMRTLATMFSDPASIRAIIDAKTPDEIYELFTRDI
- a CDS encoding PTS ascorbate transporter subunit IIC, yielding MPVLEFIVNILSTPAILVGLLALVGLVLQRKSPEDVIKGTLKTIVGFLVLTAGSSFLQSGSLLAFGEVFNYAFNMQGVVPNNEAVVSDALQNFGTDSAIIMALGMMLNIVIARFSRWNYIFLTGHHTLYMACMLAVILGGAGHLTGWMLWVAGGCLLGFAMALSPAYCQVTFRKVTKSEGVALGHFGGVGYWLAGRVGSLFANDPKRRSTEEMGFSKRLVFLRDTTVSIGITMVVFFLVVTGVAVARGILAAVPAGTTATQLATDYPDFQYLGNLLNIGTETKTNWIVWALTSGLSFAGGVYIILSGVRLIIGEIVPAFKGIADKLVPGAKPALDCPVAFTYAPNAVIIGFIVSFLGGLVGLFVLAGIDAAIAPVALILPGVVPHFFCGATAGVFGNAEGGIKGCVAGAFAHGLLITFLPAICMPVFSALGYVGTTFSDADFSWMGIVFGNVVSVAQGGFLLALCALVYLAPIVYNLAIPKRDAVAE
- a CDS encoding PTS sugar transporter subunit IIB produces the protein MPDINKIMCACGSGLGSSLIVHMNTEEVLKELGVSDVEVVHSTISDIHPGAADLFVVGGDLGDFIEGVGDDQKIVLSNILDKEELKTKLKERLDL
- a CDS encoding flavin reductase gives rise to the protein MVRKQHIENVSDYANQIDRAIPKGVLLTNKAGDKVNSMTIGWGTLGTNWNRPVFVAYVRTHRSTVALLDKSPEFTSTPVGDLDRRVVGICGSKRGDEVALASLSLVDSDVVSVPGIAELPLTLECRVVYRQRKELSLYPPEILEE
- a CDS encoding beta-eliminating lyase domain protein, with protein sequence MWWLAELDGLSETCHRYDMRLFVDGARLAYALAADGNDVTLADLSRLPDGRTIVRVATIWAMTPEDVDALVAAL
- a CDS encoding NAD(P)-dependent alcohol dehydrogenase, which translates into the protein MKGYAMLRIGESGWIEKETPKCGPLDAIVKPLAVAICTSDVHTLWEGALGDRHDMILGHEASGEVVEVGSEVKDFKPGDRVLVPAITPDWNSLEAQAGYSMHSGGMLAGWKFSNFKDGVFSEYFHVNDADGNLALMPEGMDPADACILSDMVPTGFHAVELADVQFGDVVLVIGIGPVGLMSVAGAALRGASRIIAVGTRPVCIEAAKGYGATDFVSYKNGPIDEQVMELTGGKGVDRVCIAGGTVETFEPAIKALKAGGKIGNVNYLGSGDYINIPRVEWGVGMGHKDIRGGLMPGGRLRMEKLASLVSSGRLDLHPEVTHAFHGWDHLEEALFLMRDKPADLIKPVVVID
- a CDS encoding CobW family GTP-binding protein; translated protein: MRVLVVSGFLGAGKTTFIQELVHRTGKDVVIYENEYGEADVDARRLRADSDIKVWESAENCICCSGRQDFATSVLTISNTLDPEYLIVEPTGVARLGRVMKNLVQVVWERIELLAPVTIVDAGAWEAQRRNAPEVFDDQVGSAATIVVSKLGVIGAERAAMGLAAELNPSAELVASAWSELPDEWWASLLTRGLGCSSNVDAGAGGKEDPEADELETMALEHASLPTLGHLAWVLDALSAGVFGRLDRAKGALPCGNQWLRFDLVERAWAITGADEAEEARCVFIGRDLYRSGLREVFVPALWRDDAEIHHEHHHEHEQGHDHRGHHEKER
- a CDS encoding DUF438 domain-containing protein; this encodes MKQRTESMASHVPTADMDKLRFVLEVKRAYNEGSITLEEGRRRLRERVDSIKPYEVALAEQELEEFEEGQCQKEDIQGMLDLFEGLIDRSRPDLPAGHPIARYYAENDELEKICLSIEDLVQYPVIKNQWLEIYDRLRAYKRHLSRKQNQLYSVLERKGFDRPTTTMWTLDDFVWDEIGQARELLDDGDEDAFVAMQPTLVADLRDLISKEENVLYPTSLIMLSEDELAQMDSGDREIGFAWIDAGEKSPEPARPAQAVDTPTGGDLSQDLLALLGRHGLGGVTPTSKLHVAEGSLTLEQINLIYRHMPVDLSYVDEDELVCFYTDTKHRVFPRSKNVIGREVMNCHPRKSAQVVREIIDKFRAGEQDRAEFWINKPDLFIYITYLAVRDEQGNFRGILEMMQDGTHIRSLEGSRTLLTWSEEEHGKTGEEAPAPEPEPSPSSPSASVAAINGDTRLQDLLTSHPWLKQELPKVNGKFAMLNSPLARVVIPKATVGMMSERSGMGMDELISAIETLIRKHEGS